One stretch of Rhizobium rhizoryzae DNA includes these proteins:
- a CDS encoding Hsp20 family protein, translating into MRHVDFSPLYRSTVGFDRLFSMLDSVGQPEQAPSYPPYNIERTGENTYRITMAVAGFDEKELSIEAHAHVLTVKGEKSEDEAANKTEFLYRGIAKRAFERRFQLADHVEVQAASLKNGLLHIDLLRNIPETLKPRRIAIAADIAEATKTIEAQPAPKQVN; encoded by the coding sequence ATGCGTCACGTTGATTTTTCGCCGCTCTATCGCTCTACCGTTGGCTTTGACCGTCTCTTTTCCATGCTGGACAGCGTTGGCCAACCGGAGCAGGCACCCAGCTATCCCCCCTACAATATCGAGCGGACGGGTGAAAACACCTATCGCATCACGATGGCCGTTGCCGGTTTCGACGAAAAGGAACTCAGCATCGAGGCTCATGCACACGTGCTGACGGTCAAGGGTGAGAAGTCTGAGGACGAGGCAGCCAACAAGACCGAATTCCTGTATCGCGGCATAGCCAAGCGCGCCTTCGAGCGCCGCTTCCAGCTTGCCGATCACGTGGAGGTTCAGGCCGCTTCCCTGAAGAATGGTCTCCTGCACATCGACCTTCTTCGCAACATTCCCGAGACCTTGAAGCCACGTCGCATTGCGATTGCGGCTGATATTGCCGAAGCGACCAAGACCATCGAGGCTCAGCCTGCGCCAAAGCAGGTCAACTGA
- a CDS encoding bile acid:sodium symporter family protein — MRRFLPDTFTLLLVATVIIASLLPAQGQFATIFGYATDCAIALLFFLHGARLSRDVVIAGILHWRLHITILIVTFGIFPLLGLGLGFIPETILKPELYLGLLFVCVLPSTVQSSIAFTSIAGGNVPAAICSASASNLFGMFLTPLLVGLLMTTGGSAGFNLGALETIVLQLLAPFILGQVLEPWIGKWIRSKKKLLLPVDRGSILMVVYLAFSESVNEGLWSTFSVQDIGVVIALDILLLIVVLMITMFGSRLLGFNKEDEITITFCGSKKSLASGVPMAGAIFAGQSIGAIVLPLMLFHQIQLMACAVIAQRYAAKKAEREALAEAALATKPA, encoded by the coding sequence ATGCGCCGTTTTCTGCCAGATACTTTCACCCTGCTGCTGGTCGCAACCGTCATCATCGCTTCTCTTCTCCCCGCACAGGGACAATTCGCGACGATCTTCGGCTATGCGACGGACTGCGCCATCGCGCTGCTGTTCTTCCTGCATGGCGCGCGCCTGTCGCGCGATGTGGTGATTGCCGGCATCCTGCACTGGCGCCTGCATATCACCATCCTTATCGTGACGTTCGGCATCTTCCCGCTGCTGGGACTGGGGCTTGGATTCATCCCGGAGACAATCCTGAAGCCGGAGCTCTATCTCGGCCTTCTCTTCGTCTGCGTCCTCCCTTCGACGGTCCAGTCTTCGATCGCCTTTACCTCGATCGCAGGCGGAAACGTGCCCGCAGCCATTTGTTCGGCCTCGGCCTCCAACCTGTTTGGTATGTTTCTGACGCCTCTGCTGGTCGGCCTGCTGATGACCACAGGTGGTAGCGCCGGCTTCAACCTCGGCGCCTTGGAAACAATCGTTCTTCAACTACTGGCACCGTTCATTCTCGGGCAGGTTCTGGAACCCTGGATCGGCAAGTGGATCCGTTCAAAGAAGAAGCTTCTCCTGCCGGTCGATCGCGGCTCGATCCTCATGGTCGTCTACTTGGCGTTCAGCGAGTCCGTGAATGAGGGTCTCTGGAGCACATTTTCGGTGCAGGACATCGGTGTTGTCATCGCCCTCGACATTCTGCTTCTCATCGTCGTCCTGATGATCACGATGTTCGGAAGCCGCCTGCTGGGTTTCAACAAGGAAGACGAGATTACCATTACCTTCTGCGGATCGAAGAAGAGCCTTGCTTCCGGTGTCCCGATGGCAGGCGCCATCTTTGCCGGGCAAAGCATTGGTGCCATTGTGCTTCCCCTCATGCTGTTTCACCAGATCCAGTTGATGGCCTGCGCCGTCATCGCCCAGCGTTATGCTGCCAAGAAGGCGGAGCGTGAAGCGTTGGCAGAGGCTGCCCTCGCAACAAAACCGGCGTGA
- a CDS encoding LysR family transcriptional regulator: MLNLIHLESFVSLQESGSFTAAADRLGIGQSTVTQHIQRLEKSLGKQLIDRTTHRVQLTTEGEALLSYARAMLDLNGKVHSLFGENRLRGRLRLGVSEDVVASRLTLILEDFIRLHPLVDLELTVALSSPLYQMLDVGELDLVLAKRHIGETQGRLLYREPLVWLARDPELIRLKEGEPVPLIAFPTPSITRKIAQDTLDRHKILWRIVCTCASLSGLTAAARAGMGVLVQPRSMAPDGLKEVSGGWLPPLDDVEFVLVPRRGADAALVEALSALIVARLVPQAG, encoded by the coding sequence ATGTTGAATCTGATCCATCTGGAAAGCTTTGTCTCTCTGCAGGAGAGCGGCAGTTTTACCGCCGCCGCCGATCGGCTTGGTATCGGTCAATCGACCGTCACCCAGCATATTCAGCGGTTGGAGAAAAGCCTGGGCAAACAGCTGATCGATCGAACCACGCATCGCGTTCAACTGACGACCGAAGGTGAGGCACTGCTGAGCTATGCGCGTGCCATGCTGGATCTCAACGGGAAGGTTCATTCCTTGTTTGGCGAAAACCGTTTGCGCGGGCGCTTGCGGCTTGGCGTTTCAGAAGATGTCGTTGCGAGCCGCCTGACGCTGATCCTGGAAGACTTCATCCGGCTTCATCCGCTGGTGGATCTGGAACTGACGGTGGCCCTGAGCTCACCCCTCTATCAGATGCTGGACGTCGGGGAGCTGGATCTCGTGCTGGCAAAACGCCATATTGGTGAAACGCAGGGGCGTCTGCTGTACCGAGAACCTCTCGTCTGGCTCGCGCGCGATCCGGAGCTCATCCGCTTGAAAGAGGGGGAGCCGGTTCCGCTGATCGCTTTTCCGACACCGAGCATTACGCGCAAGATTGCTCAAGACACGCTGGACCGCCACAAGATCCTGTGGCGCATCGTCTGCACCTGCGCCAGCCTGAGCGGACTCACGGCAGCGGCGCGCGCGGGAATGGGCGTTCTGGTGCAGCCGCGCAGCATGGCGCCCGATGGCCTGAAAGAGGTGTCGGGCGGCTGGCTCCCGCCTCTCGATGATGTGGAATTCGTACTCGTTCCCCGTCGTGGGGCGGATGCGGCTCTGGTGGAGGCATTGTCAGCGCTGATTGTCGCGCGTCTCGTCCCGCAGGCGGGGTGA
- a CDS encoding SgcJ/EcaC family oxidoreductase, with protein MKKYFVAGSLVLGASIVGASVAQAKSATCPDTTPAQIEALFTDFNNAWATKDPAKVTSLFTKEPVLLATVSNKPRTTPAEVNDYFVGFLKSSPVGKIDTSTIEIDCNTASRLGTWTVTLTDAKTGAKTDVKARYSFLYRYEDGAWKIDHLHSSMMPEK; from the coding sequence ATGAAGAAGTACTTTGTAGCCGGCAGTCTGGTTCTGGGAGCATCGATTGTTGGAGCGAGTGTCGCGCAGGCGAAATCCGCCACTTGCCCCGACACGACACCAGCCCAGATCGAGGCACTATTCACCGACTTCAACAATGCCTGGGCCACCAAAGACCCCGCCAAGGTGACATCACTGTTCACCAAGGAACCTGTTCTGCTTGCTACAGTCTCCAATAAGCCTCGGACAACCCCAGCAGAGGTGAATGACTATTTCGTCGGGTTTCTGAAGAGCAGCCCCGTCGGCAAGATCGATACGTCGACAATCGAGATCGACTGCAACACGGCATCGCGTCTTGGCACCTGGACAGTAACGCTGACGGACGCGAAAACCGGCGCGAAGACTGATGTGAAAGCGCGCTACAGCTTCCTGTACCGATACGAGGACGGAGCCTGGAAGATCGATCATCTCCATTCATCCATGATGCCGGAGAAGTAA